ACGTCACCGGAGCGGTCGCCGACGCGATCATCGCGAGCAAGGACGCCAACGGCGACGGTCGCATGAGCTTCGACGAGTTCTGGGCCTCCCTGAACAAGTAGTCCCGGACGAGCCGTCCCGGACCGAGCGGTCCCGCACGCGCCTGCGCCCCCTGCCGGGGCCCAGGCGCGTCAGCCGCCCGCCCGCTCCTCCAGCCGCTCGACCTCGGCCACGGCCTCCTCCAGCCAGCGCAGCCAGAACGTCTCCAGACCGAGCCCGCCGTGCAGCACGAGCCGCCGCAGCCGGTCCTCGTCGGAGTCCCGGCCCGGCGGGAAGTCCCGCTCCTCGATGGCCTCGTACTCCGCCAACTGCGCCCGGTGCAGCTCCAGATGGCGCCGCAGCTCCGGCCCCAGCCCGCGCACCCCGACGACCCCGGCCGCCCGGACGCGCAGCAGCAGCGGATCCCGGACGGGCCTGGGATCCTGGCTCTCCCCGACCCAGCGCGCCAGTTCGGCGCTCCCGGCGGGCAGGACCTCGTACTCCTTGCGCTGTCCCCGTACGGGCTGCTCGCCGGGCAGCGCCCGGATCAGCCCGCCCTCCTCCAGCCGCCCCAGCTCGCGGTAGATCTGCTGGTGCGTGGCCGACCAGAAGTACCCGATCGACCTGTCGAACCGCCGCGTCAGCTCCAGCCCCGACGAGGGCTTCTCCAGCAGCGCGGTGAGGATGGCATGCGGCAGCGACATGCGGCCATCCTAGATACGCCCCGCGGGCGCCGCCGCGCCCCCGCGGGCCGCGGTCACCGCCAGGCGGCCAGGGCTTCCGGGGTCTTCGGACCCGGGGCGTCCGGCGGGAGCAGGGCGTGGGCGCGCAGGACGGCCGTCACCGCGGGGGACCAGGCCGCGCGCAGGCCCGCCGAGGCGAGCAGCGCGGGGTCCGCGAGGAGGGTCTGCGCCGGGCCGAGGCGGATGCCGTCGGGGGTCAGGACCGCCGCGTCGTCGGCCCACCGTACGGCGAGGTCCACGTCGTGCGTGGCCATCACCACCGTGGTCCCGGCGGCGCGCAGGCCCGCCAGGACGTCCAGGAGCCGTTCCTGGCCGTCGGGGTCGAGGCCGGCCGTCGGCTCGTCCAGGATCAGCACCCGGGGCGCCATCGCCACGGCTCCCGCGATCGCGGCCCGCTTGCGCTGGCC
This is a stretch of genomic DNA from Streptomyces sp. NBC_00536. It encodes these proteins:
- a CDS encoding PadR family transcriptional regulator, with translation MSLPHAILTALLEKPSSGLELTRRFDRSIGYFWSATHQQIYRELGRLEEGGLIRALPGEQPVRGQRKEYEVLPAGSAELARWVGESQDPRPVRDPLLLRVRAAGVVGVRGLGPELRRHLELHRAQLAEYEAIEERDFPPGRDSDEDRLRRLVLHGGLGLETFWLRWLEEAVAEVERLEERAGG